From one Desulfobacteraceae bacterium genomic stretch:
- a CDS encoding MBL fold metallo-hydrolase, protein MRGILRHQAPAAILNRSVANSGCFPRRSLDKRLIGPRRFPAPIAVDVNCPRVRSNQASSNRENPKMIILYAFLGIVALGALFVAEKTVELKKGREKAAEDRAKMEIKPLTAPGVVKSLAVLPLIDFYAVRPDLKTEAGVSYLIRTDDTTILMDVGLNAKKEHPSPLLQNMATLGVSTSEIDLIFISHAHLDHLGGMADQKQKTFSLSQGPVALSAIPVYAPVPIAASHWNPGPQTHVITDPVVIKPGIVSIGIIHRFLFLMGRTLENALAINVEGKGIVLIVGCGHQTIERIIERTLVLFDAPIYGIIGGLHFPVNGGRIMLGPVNIQRLVGSDNPPWWSIRENDVHNAIAAIKKVSPKIVALSSHDSSDWSLDQFRQAFGNAYVDIRVGQEIVI, encoded by the coding sequence GTGCGGGGAATTCTGCGCCATCAAGCGCCTGCAGCAATTCTAAACCGGTCAGTTGCAAATTCCGGTTGCTTTCCTCGGCGGTCCCTCGATAAGAGGCTAATTGGCCCGCGGCGTTTTCCTGCACCCATTGCCGTTGATGTGAATTGCCCCCGCGTTCGGTCGAACCAAGCCAGCAGCAACAGGGAGAATCCCAAGATGATCATATTATACGCTTTTTTAGGCATCGTGGCCCTTGGCGCCCTGTTTGTCGCTGAAAAAACCGTTGAGCTGAAAAAAGGCAGAGAGAAGGCCGCAGAGGACCGGGCGAAAATGGAAATCAAACCGTTGACGGCACCCGGCGTTGTCAAAAGTCTTGCGGTGCTTCCGCTTATCGATTTTTACGCGGTTCGCCCGGATCTGAAAACCGAAGCCGGGGTGTCCTATTTGATTCGAACGGATGACACCACGATTTTGATGGATGTGGGGCTTAACGCCAAAAAAGAGCACCCGTCCCCCCTGCTGCAGAATATGGCAACCCTTGGGGTGTCGACGTCTGAAATTGACCTGATTTTTATCAGCCACGCGCACCTGGACCATTTGGGCGGCATGGCGGATCAAAAGCAAAAAACCTTCAGCCTGTCCCAGGGCCCGGTGGCACTTTCCGCAATTCCGGTTTACGCGCCGGTTCCGATCGCGGCCTCCCATTGGAACCCCGGCCCCCAAACCCATGTCATCACTGACCCGGTGGTGATAAAACCCGGCATCGTCAGCATCGGTATCATCCACCGATTTTTATTTCTCATGGGGCGCACCCTGGAAAATGCGCTGGCAATCAACGTTGAAGGCAAGGGCATTGTGCTGATCGTCGGATGCGGGCACCAAACCATCGAACGGATCATCGAACGGACTTTGGTGCTTTTTGATGCGCCCATTTATGGGATAATCGGGGGGCTGCACTTCCCGGTGAACGGTGGGAGGATCATGCTCGGTCCCGTCAATATCCAACGGCTGGTGGGCTCCGACAATCCTCCCTGGTGGAGCATCCGCGAAAACGACGTTCACAATGCCATCGCGGCAATCAAAAAAGTGTCACCGAAAATCGTCGCCCTCTCGTCCCACGACAGCTCCGACTGGAGTCTGGACCAGTTTCGGCAGGCGTTCGGGAATGCGTATGTGGATATCCGGGTGGGGCAGGAGATTGTGATATAA